The genomic window GTGGGCCGGGGCGCGACCGTCGTCGGCTACAGCGTCAGCGGCAACGTCGTGACCTACAACATCGTCGCGCCGGCCGCCTCGTGGGCCGCCAGCCCGCAGGGGGCCTACGCCGTCTCGCTCGTCGCCGGGTCGGTTAGGGACCTGGCCGGCAATGCCGTCGCGGCCGCGAGCCTGGGCTCGTTCCTGGTGGACACCGCGCCGCCCACGGCCTCGCTCGCGTCCGCGGCGGCGGTGGTTGCGTCGGGGGCGGCCGGCGCGACGACGACGGTATCCGTCACCTACGGCGACGCCGCCTCGGGCGTCGACCCCTCGACGTTCGGCGTGGGCAACATCGCCGTCGGCAACGGCGCGACGGTGGCGAGCTACTCGGTCGCCGGCGGCACGGTGAGCTACACCATCCGGGCCCCGGCCGCCACCTGGGCCGCCAGCCCTCAGGGCTCCTACGCGATCTCGGTGGTGGCCGGGTCGGTGAAAGACCTGGCCGGGAACCCGATCGCCGGCATCCCCGCGCTCGGCTCGTTCCTGGTGGACACCGACCCGCCCGTCGCCTCGCTGGCGACGACGGCCGCGATCAACGCGACGTCGGCCGGGCTCGCCACCGCGACGCTGACCGTCTCGTATTCCGACGCCGCCTCAGGTCTCGACGCCTCCACCCTGGGCACCGGCAACGTCGCCGTCGGCAACGGTGTGAAGGTCACGGGCTTCGTCGTCTCGGGCAATTCCGTCACGTACACGATCGCCGCGCCGGCCTCCTCGTGGGCCGTGAGCCCGCAGGGCACCTATCCCGTGTCGGTCGTCGCGGGGGCCGTGAAGGACCTGGCCGGGAACGCGGTCCCGGGCGCGAGCCTCGGCTCCTTCCTGGTCGACACCGCGCCGCCGACGGCGACGGTCGCGTCCTCGCCGACCGTCAACGCCTCGGGGGGCGCCTCCGCCACCACGACCGTGGCCGTCACCTACTCCGACGCCACCTCGGGCATCGACCCGGCGACGCTCGGCGTCGGCAACATCGCGATCGGCAACGGCGCCGCCGTGACGGGCTACGCCGTCGCGGGCAACGTGGTGACCTACACCATCGCCGCGCCGGCGGCCTCCTGGCGCCAGGCCGCCCAGGGGACCTATACCGTCTCCCTGGTCGCCGGCTCGGTGAGGGACCTGGCCGGGAACCCGATCGCCGCGGTGCCGGGCCTCGGGTCCTTCCTGGTGGACACGGCCCCGCCGACGGCCTCGCTCGCGTCCGCGCCGGGGATCGGGATCGCGGCCGCGGGCGGGAGCACGACGACGGTGTCCGTCGCCTACGGGGATGCCACCTCGGGGCTCGACGCCTCCACGTTCGGCGCGGGGAACATCCGCGTCGGCAACGGCGCCACGGTGGCCGGCTATTCCGCCTCGGGCAACGTCGTCACGTACACGATCCGGGCGCCGGGGGCCTCGTGGTCGGCCGGCCCGTCGGGCTCGTATGCGATCTCGATCGTCGCCGGGAGCGTGAAGGACCTTGCCGGGAACGCGGCCCCGGCGGCGAGCCTGGGCGCGTTCGTGGTGGACCTGTCGCGGCTGCCGGCGGCGGCGACGCTGGCCGGCGCGCCGGGCGCCGCGTCCTTCGGCCAGGCGATCCGCCTCACCGCGACGGTGTCCGCCGCCTCGGGCTCGCCGCGGCCCGGCGGAACGGTGACCTTCCGCGAGGGGGGGACGACCCTGGCGCAGGCGGCGGTCGGGGCGGATGGCACGGCGACGGCGACGCTCGCCGCGGGGCTGGCGGTCGGCGGCCACGCGATCGTGGCGAGCTACGGCGGCGATCCGCTCTTCGCCCCGGTCGAATCGGCCTCGATCACGCTCGACGTGGGCAAGTCGGCGGCGACCTCGACCGCCCTGGCCCCGTCCTCGACGGGCGTCTATCAGGGCCAGGGCGTGACGCTCTCCGCGACGTTCCAGGCCGCGTCGGACGGGGCCACGCCGATGACCGGCTCGGTCGCCTTCTACGACGGCCCGACGTACCTCGGCGCCGCGGCGATCACCTCGACGATCTCCGGGGCCGTCGCGACGGGCCGGGCGAGCTTCGCGACCCCCGGCCTGGCGGCCGGCTCGCACGCCTTTCGGGCCGTCTACTCGGGTGACGCGAGCTACGCCGGGGCCTCGGCCGACGCGGCGGCCGTGACGGCGGCCCCGGCGACGACGGCCGTCACCCTGACGGCCTCGACCTCGGCGCAGTCGGCCATCCTGACCGCTTCGGTGTCCGTCAACTCCCCCGGGCAGGCCACGCTCGCGGGGGTCGTGAACTTCTACGACAACGGTGCCCTGGTTGGCTCCGCCCCGTTGTCCGGCGGGTCGGCGTCGCTGGCCCTGGGCAACCTGCCCGCCGGGACGCACCGCTTCGCCGCCTCCTACGCGGGGGCCCAGGGCGTCTCGGCCTCCACCTCGGCGGACGTCGGCGCCGCGATCGCCGCCGTGCCGCCGAATGTCGTCGCCGTCGCGATCCGGCCCGTCAAGCGCAAGCCGCCCGTCGTGGTGGTCACCTTCGACAAGGCCGTGGACCCGGCCGCCGCGGCGATCGCCGCCCGCTACGCCGTGGTCGGCCCGATCGTCGGCAAGAAGCCGGGCAAGCCGATCCGCGTGATCTCCGCGGCCTACGACGCGGCCTCGCACGCGGTGACCCTGACCTTCAAGGCCAAGCTGACGGCCTCGAAGTCCTACCGGCTGACGATCGCCGACCTCGGCTTCACCGCCGTCTTCAGGGGCAGCGGGATAGTGGGCAAGTGATGAAATGATCGAATATAAATATAGTTTTTCTTAAAAGGCTACGCTTGTGTGGTTTGTGGGTGCGCTTGAACGGACGGCATCGTGAACGGGACGCGCGGCATGCCCGAGTCTCCGCGACGCGCCCGGTGCGCCCCGAGGAGGAGCCGGCGGCCGTGATCAGGGCCCGGCTCGCCGGTACACGTCGAGGATCGAGGGGCCCGAGGCCGGTGCGAAGCCGCCCGGCCGCTCGCCCGGCGTGGGGCGGAAGCAGACGGTCAGGGTGTCGCCGTCCAGCTTGTAGATCCCGGGCATCAGCGTCGCCCCCTCGCCCTCGGGTAGGAAGTCGATCTTCCCTGGGGCCGCGGTCGGATCCAGGAGGACGCGGTTGCGTCTCGCGGCCGCTTCGGCGGGATCTCCCTCGCCCCTCCACTCGAAGTCGAGCCAGCCGGCGCCCGCGGGGATCTCGCCCTCCGGGGGCTTCGTGGCCTTCCTGACCACCAGCCTCCGGACGACGTTCTTGCCGACGCTCGTTGAGACGCGGACCCAGGTGCCCCGGATCCTGTCCAGGTCGCCCCGCGGGTCCTCGGCTCCGGGCTCGTCCCGGGCCGCGGGGGCGACCGCCCCCATGCGGCCGCCCATCGAGCCGGCGACGCCGCCGATCAGGGCCGCCCCCAGGGCGATGCCAACGAATGCGGACGGATGGAGCCTCGCCATGGCCATGGTCCTCGATGCCTCCTTCACGATTTGGGCGACCGTCGCCGAGGCCGGTGCGCCCGCCAGTCTGCCCGTCACGCACCACAACGCGGCCCGGGTCGTCCGGTCCGCGAGCGAGGCCGCCACCTGCGCCTCGGGGAGGTGGAACGCCGTCGCCACGGCCGAAGGGGCCAGGCCGCGGCGGGTGAGCCGGTCGCGCAGCCGCTCTCGCCCCCGCGCCAGGCGGCTCTTGATCGTGCCGATGGGGCAGCCCATGTGCCGCGCCGCGTCCTCGTAGGACCGCTCCTCCACGTCGCAGAGGACGATCGGCATGCGATACCGGGCCGGCAGCCGGTCGATCTCCTCGTGGATGGCCCGCCCCCGATCGTCCGGCATGTGACCCCTGGCGCAATCCCTCGCGCATTCGGCCGCCCTCCGCTGGGCCGCCCTGCGCCGCCCCGTCGCGTGCAGCGCGGCGATCGCCACGCGGCAGGCGACCCGGTGCAGCCAGGGGCCCAGGGAGTCCTCGACCCAGAGCGACCTGCCCTTGCGCGCGAGCATCAGGAAGGTCGCCTGGAACGCGTCCTCGGCCTCGTGATCGTCCCGGACGATCCCGCGGCAGACGCGCAGGACCATCGGGCCGTGGCGCTCGACCAGCGTCGCGAAGGCCAGCTCCGCCGCCTCGCCGCGCGACTCGGCGAATCGCTCCAGGAGCTGCCCGTCGGACAGCCCGGCGGCCGTCCCGGCGTGGAACAAGCTGCGAATGTGCTTCATCCCGATCCCATCTCGCCCTCGGGCCGGCGGCCCGGGTTCCCATGTCGGCTTCGCCGCGCCGCCCCCGGAGATCCCGGGGCGAATCCCGGGGCGGCGGCGGAGGACGCGCATTCCACTCACAATAAAGCCGCCGCGACCGCCGAATGTTCCCGCTTTCCCGGGGATTTCCGGCCCGGTCGCCGCGCGGCGGGGGCCCGCCCGGTGCCCTGCCCGCGAGGCGACCCCGCCGCCCGCGTCTCCTCAATCGCCGCGGAGCATTGCTAACGGCCCTGCCGGGGCTTATGATGGGTGGAGATCCGAGAGTCACCGAGTGGGCGAGGCATGTGCTCACCGGGTCGGATCGGGATGCCCCGGCTCCACGAGCGGGCATCTCCCGCAACGGTCCGGGGGCCGATCGCCCAGGATGGGCAGGAATCCCGGCCGTATAAAGCCAGGCCATCGTGGGCGATCGCACGCACCCCGTATGCGGGCCGATCGATGGCATCCGCCCCCTACGGGCGAGACGCTCGGCACCCCAATATCATCCCAAAAGAGAGCCTCATCATGGCGACCAATCTTGGCGAACTGCTCGGCGCGGAATCGGACAATCTCCTGAATCATGTCTGCAAGACGATCCCGAAGGAGTCGCTGCACCTGCCCGGGCCGGATTTCGTGGACCGGATCTTCCTCCAGAGCGACCGCAACCCGCGCGTGCTCGTGAACCTCCAGAGGCTCTTCGGCACGGGCCGCCTGGCGAACACCGGCTATCTGTCCATCCTGCCCGTCGACCAGGGCATCGAGCACTCCGCCGGCGCCAGCTTCGCCAAGAACCCGGCGTATTTCGACCCGGAGAATATCGTCAAGCTCGCCGTCGAGGGGGGCTGCAACGCCGTGGCCAGCACCTACGGCGTGCTCGGCAGCGTCGCCCGCAAGTACGCCCACAAGATCCCGTTCCTGGTCAAGATCAACCATAACGAACTCTTGACCATGCCGAACCAGTTCAACCAGGTCCTCTTCGGCACCGTCAAGGAGGCCGTGGACATGGGCGCCGCGGCCATCGGCGCGACGATCTACTTCGGCTCCGACCAGAGCACCCGCCAGATCATCGAGATCGCCGAGGCCTTCGCCTACGCCCACGAGCACGGCCTGGCCACGGTCCTCTGGTGCTACCTCCGCAACAACGCCTTCAAGACGGGCGGCACGGACTACCACGTCGCCGCCGACCTCACCGGCCAGGCCAACCACCTGGGCGTCACCATCCAGGCCGACATCATCAAGCAGAAGCTCCCGGAGAACAACGGCGGCTTCAAGGCCCTGAACATGGGCGGCTCCAGCTACGGCAAGCTCGACGAGCGGATGTACACGGAGCTGTCCACCGACCACCCCATCGACCTCTGCCGCTACCAGGTCGCCAACTGCTACATGGGCCGCGCCGGGCTCATCAACTCCGGCGGCGCCAGCGGCAAGAACGACTTCGCCGAGGCCGTGAAGACCGCCGTCATCAACAAGCGGGCCGGCGGCATGGGCCTGATCTCCGGCCGCAAGGCCTTCCAGCGCCCCATGGCCGAGGGGGCCAAGCTCCTCAACGCGATCCAGGACGTCTACCTCGACGCCTCCATCACGGTCGCCTGAGCCGGCATCTCCCCACGCCGGCCTCGTCGATGCGATGCGACGACCGCGCCCCGCCCGGCGGCCCCGACGAGGGCCGCACCGGCGCGGGCCCGGCATCGTCCTGCTTCCTCCGGCGCCGCCCCTCCCGCTTTTCTTGCAGCGCGGAGGCCCGGGCGGCCGATAGTACTGTTGTCGGTCGGAGAACCGAACCGGTCACGGATGACCGCGACTCCGGGCCCCGCAATCGTCGCGTCCAGGGACGGACTTGCGGCGAGTGGTCCACGGGCCAAGGATGGCCCTTTCTCTCCCCTCCTCCGCCCTCCCCGCGGGATCCGATTGCGGGCGATGCGGCCCTCACCTCAATCCAGAGGGGCCCGTGCCCCGATCCCGATCAGCACGCGCGACCCGTCCTTGAGCGTGCGCTCGTAGAAGAAGAGCTGATTCTCCGGCGAGCGGACCTCCTTCGAGAATTCGACCTCCTTGCCGTTCGTGAACTCGCAGCGGAAGAGGATCTTCCCGGCGTCGTCCGACGAGTCCTCCAGGACCGTCCGCGCCCTGTAGCCGTGCCCCAGGTCGCAGGAGATCGATTGCCCGCCCGCGAGCTGCTTGCTCTTCACGTCGAGCAGGCGGAAGCCGTGGTCCGGGAGGATCTTGCGGAGTTGCGTGGAGACGACCCGCAGCCGCGTGTCCATCTCCCTGGACCCCGGCGTGGCGAGGATCGCCATCATCGTCATCTGCCGGGTCCCGTCGTCGGGAGCCTGCGACGCGGCCCGGCGGGGGGCCGGCCCCGCGACGGCGGCCAGGCCCAGGAGCAGGCCGAGGGCCAGCCTCGATCGATGTGTGCCGCGGGCGGCGATCACGGGCTCACTCCGACATGGCGACCACGTGGTCGCCGGATTCCAGCCGGTTGAAGAAGACGAACCACGGATCCTCGCCGTTGGCCGGCTCCAGCGACGTCACGTCGATGATCTTCGATACGCCGCCGTCGTCGCGGATCAGCACGACCTGACCCTCCTGGATCTCGAGCGGCGGCTCGGCGAGGGGCTGGGGCTGGGGCGACCGCGACTCGGCCGAGTGTTCCGA from Aquisphaera giovannonii includes these protein-coding regions:
- a CDS encoding sigma-70 family RNA polymerase sigma factor; translation: MKHIRSLFHAGTAAGLSDGQLLERFAESRGEAAELAFATLVERHGPMVLRVCRGIVRDDHEAEDAFQATFLMLARKGRSLWVEDSLGPWLHRVACRVAIAALHATGRRRAAQRRAAECARDCARGHMPDDRGRAIHEEIDRLPARYRMPIVLCDVEERSYEDAARHMGCPIGTIKSRLARGRERLRDRLTRRGLAPSAVATAFHLPEAQVAASLADRTTRAALWCVTGRLAGAPASATVAQIVKEASRTMAMARLHPSAFVGIALGAALIGGVAGSMGGRMGAVAPAARDEPGAEDPRGDLDRIRGTWVRVSTSVGKNVVRRLVVRKATKPPEGEIPAGAGWLDFEWRGEGDPAEAAARRNRVLLDPTAAPGKIDFLPEGEGATLMPGIYKLDGDTLTVCFRPTPGERPGGFAPASGPSILDVYRRAGP
- a CDS encoding class I fructose-bisphosphate aldolase; its protein translation is MATNLGELLGAESDNLLNHVCKTIPKESLHLPGPDFVDRIFLQSDRNPRVLVNLQRLFGTGRLANTGYLSILPVDQGIEHSAGASFAKNPAYFDPENIVKLAVEGGCNAVASTYGVLGSVARKYAHKIPFLVKINHNELLTMPNQFNQVLFGTVKEAVDMGAAAIGATIYFGSDQSTRQIIEIAEAFAYAHEHGLATVLWCYLRNNAFKTGGTDYHVAADLTGQANHLGVTIQADIIKQKLPENNGGFKALNMGGSSYGKLDERMYTELSTDHPIDLCRYQVANCYMGRAGLINSGGASGKNDFAEAVKTAVINKRAGGMGLISGRKAFQRPMAEGAKLLNAIQDVYLDASITVA